CTTCACGAGGAACTGTTAAGAAGGTAAGACAATGCCTGTACAATGAAAAATCATTATACGTGCTAATGGTAACTTTATAGTGGAAAATGTGGAAATGGTATCCATAGATATGTAATACGTATTAATTTCCCCTAGGTGTGTGGAGTCAGGTGTTTCATATCTTAATTTAAGAGTTGAAAGCATTGTTGAAGCTACCAATGGTCATAGTCTCGTATTCTGTGAACAAGATATCGTTGTTCCTTGCAGGTATTCTCTTCTTTCATCATCATAAATGGAGACTTCAATATGGTTTATCATTACCTTCTTCCAATTCTAACATGGTTTTATAGGCTTGCTACTGTTGCATCAGGAGCTGCTTCAGGGAAACTATTGGAGTATGAGGTGGGTGGTCCAAAGGTTTCGGTGCAAACAGCTTACGGTGTGGAAGTTGAGGTAGAAACATTAGCCAAATAGTATTAAATATGGTGTTTCTTAGTTGTATTTGTCAAGTGTTACAGTCTATTTAAGAAATTTACCATATCATAAATGTTGATAACTTTTTGCTCTTCTTTTCTGCAACTGTGTAAAAGCTATTATTGGTTATTCATCAATGGTTTTTCTCTAACTACCAAGTTAGATGATAAGCTGTTACTACTGTTGTTAAATACTGGGAATTCTTTGTAAGCTGCAAAATTACTAAATATCTATCTAATAACTTCTATTAATTCTCTATGTTCCTAAAAACAATTCAGGTTGAAAACAATCCATATGATCCCAGCTTGATGGTTTTCATGGACTATAGGGACCACTTGAAGCAAAAAGCTCCAAGTATAGATGAAGAATACCCAACATTTCTTTATGTGATGCCCATGTCTCCAACAAGAGTCTTCTTTGAGGTTCCTCCAGTTGACATCATTAGTTTTGCCATGTTATGTTATTCTTCACCATTATCATTGAAAGAGTtttacatcattttttttttcctttctcagGAGACTTGTTTGGCTTCCAAAGATGCCATGCCTTTTGATTTACTAAAGAACAAACTCTTATCAAGGTTAAAGACGATGGGAATCCAAATTTTGAAAACTCATGAAGAGGTAGGTACCCTTTTGCATGGCCAAGCTTTGCtgtttaccatttttgccctttcctttttatgGTATAAGAAATTAAAATGCATTGAACAACAACATTGTTTAATCCAGGAATGGTCTTATATTCCAGTCGGCGGATCCTTACCCAATACTGAGCAAAAAAATCTTGCATTTGGTGCCGCTGCCAGCATGGTGCATCCAGCCACAGGTAGTAAACTTTGAATGTTGGTGTAACTTCCATTTTTTCCAAagtaataaaagaaaagaaatctGAATGCCTTTCCTAGTACTTGTTTCTTTTAAAAACAGGCTATTCGGTTGTGAGATCTTTGTCTGAAGCTCCAAAATATGCTTCTGTAATAGCAAATATTTTGAAGCAGGGCCATTCCGAGGGCCTTGTAAGCCGCGAAAGAAGTACTAAGAATATCTCCATGCAGGGTAACAAGACTACTAGACTCTTTACTGGTTGACTTGTGATTGTACATTGGAATTTTCTTATTAGTATGTTCTTTTTTTCCCCAGCTTGGAATACACTTTGGCCACAAGAAAGAAAACGCCAAAGGGCCTTCTTCCTATTTGGGTTAGCCCTCATTTTGCAGCTGGACATCGAAGGCATAAGAACATTCTTTCGCACTTTCTTCAGATTACCTGATTGGTATGATCAAATACAAGCTTTTTCTTTATTCACTTATATGATCTTGTATACAAATGAGAATTCATATAAGAGTGATTCTACAGAGCAAACTTTGGTTGCTTTTCAAATGGTGGGTGGGTTAATTCTCTCACTCTCATTTTTCAGGATGTGGCAGGGTTTTCTAGGCTCTACTCTCTCCTCAGCTGACCTTGCAGTGTTTGCATTGTACATGTTTGTAATAGCACCAAATAATTTGAGAATGTCCCTTATCAAACATCTAATGTCTGATCCAACAGGAGCAACCATGATAAGAACTTATCTCAGTATATAGCTTGTAATCGTTAATTATTAGACTGCCCACTTGTCACTTTTGAGGGTTACTAGGTCTATGTGTAGATATATGTATACATACAAGTCCATTGTATtttgtggcctcaacaataatgTTCTGATTTCTTTTCCAGTCCCAGAAAAAGATTAGCTACGGATAAATGTCTCTCTATACTGTGTTTTGTTCTAAGTTATAAAAGCTGGACCTTAAAAGCAGTACAATTTAACCATCAGGAGAAGCTTGTTTTGACCATTTTACTGTAACCAAACTAAATTCACACAATACTTCTTGACAAAGAAGAGGAAAATTTAAAAATGCATTATACGTCATACTAActagaaggaagaagaagaaataagAGGATCAAGTTTGACTTAATAGCTCAATAATGATGTAAATTTGAGAAAATTCAGAAGTGGCGGCCACATTATATTGTATATAACTTGGGAACTTTCCCACAAATATCccttatttttatatttagtattcaaaattttaatatgggtttatatttttttggacctgTATTTTGTtctattacctgtttggactttgtgttttgacaaattattttttggaccctatgttttgtaaaatggttaaaatagaaccctaaattcaattttgatgaaaaaaaaaataaatataacaacactgtttttaagcagaatgattttatttttgttctgaattgttagtttggtaaattatttgtgattttagttgagaaaacattgaccaaaatcgggtttagggttctattttaacaattttacaaaacataggttccaaaaagtaatttgtcaaaacacagggtccaaacagctaatgagacaaaacacagggtccaaaaatgaaTAAACCCTTTTAAtataactaaaatatataaactgaATTTTGTCGGCATATTAAATTGTAGTCGCATACGGTTGTATCCGATTATTTTAGCAACCTAAAGTAATTCATATGTATACATAGTAGAGCTGCACATTGGGTGGATTGGTTGGGTTTAGGTTAGTCGTGTTCGGGTCTGGGTTTGTTGGGTTTCGGGTGAGAGAATGTAATACCGAACCCGCCCGCTAGGAGAACCTTGGGTTCAGGTTGTGTCGTGTTCGGGGGTGGGGGGGGGTGGGGGGAAGAAGTGTAACCGAACCCGATCGAAATAGACTCGGGTGGGATCGGGTTCGGGCTGGGTTTAGGTGGGCCCTTtacttgtttttatttttttttccttgtaAAATTAGACTattaacccttttttttttttttacagttgGGTTAATTTATAAAACTATTGAGTATTTACTTGACTATGACCAGAGAGTATTGATTATTGGCTATTCCAATTCACACAATTCAATTCACAAAATATAAAACTAACATGAAACATCCAAGTTCTAACTCTAACCAAAAACAAAAATCCATAATTTCCAAAGtacttaattaaaattataaagtcCATACCAACCATAGTCCAAAAATCCAAATTCAAAGTCCTTAACAAAAGTTACTAAACTACTAAAAACTTAAAAAGTCCACAAAATGTCCAAAGTCCAAAGAAAGAAATTTCCAAAAACATGTCATATGAGGATGTCATCTTCATTCATTCAGTTCTTTGTGCAACATATGAGGCTGTAGATGGAGCATTAATAGAATCAAAAGGCGAAGGTGAAGTAGAAACATTTTCACTAGCACTAGCAGCAGCAGTATCACCACCTGTGATCTCTCCAATATATCAATAAATTCCATATATTATATACTTCCATAAATatgattcaaacaataattaatttcaactaaaataccaaataaaagtttgtttaacaACTTACTAAACTCAAGAATCTCTAATGTCTTTAGCACTTCTACTTCATCCATGTACTCTTGAACAATGATTGATTGATGCGAACTGCTCCACCATTTGTTGAGACATAATAAACATTCAACCATTTCCGGTATGGCTAACACATCGCGAGCAATGGTTGACAAGATCTTGTACTTGGATGCATTTCCGGCCCATCATTTCAAAATGTCAAAGATGTCACCCTCAATCATAGGTTCAACATCCCTAGTTAGATACCTATCAACCTCATTCTTTGTCTTACAACCATCTTCCTCTTTCCTTTGTTGTACAAACTCATCATGCAACGAACCATACTTCTTCAAACTAGAAGTAGAATTGAATGAGGAAGAGGAATCCAttaggctgaggctgaggctgaagTAATGTAGAACCCCCACCACCATACAAATCAAACAGTGATCGTAATGTTTGTTCTACCTCATTAACCATCTAAGTGCATGTCAGTGGACCATAAAAAGCTTTGAAGCATTAGTTGAGATACTTGAGCTTGTATCTTGGGTCAAGAACCAAGGCAATTATAAGGGCCTCGTTACATTCCTCAATCTTTCCCCAGTATTTGTCATATTTCACTTTCATGCTCTATGCCATACTCGCTAACAATGTGTCATCCTCCTCAACTGCCATTCTATACAAAGTGCATTGCATATTACATATTTCAAGAAAGTACTTGTCTGCCGTAACATAGGCCACTAAACCTTGTCTCCTCGTAGAAAGTCTCCAAAAACTTCACAAAGACTGTTGCATTCTCCCAGTCCATTTCAGTAGGCGACTCCTCCTTTTTCTTTCCATCtttgtcaacctcatcaaaatacttcaagaaattttCATTTGACATTAAACTTTCAAATGCCTTTTGAAATTTTAATGCACAATTAAGCATAAGATATGTAGAGTTCCACCTCGTCTGGACATCTAAAGATAGAAGTCATTTGCATTCAATTCCTTCTTCTATGACAACTTCTTTAAACCTTTTGAGCCTAGCGGGAGAAGACCTAACATATCTTACAACATATCTtacaggagggccataattgatttattatgcaattacgtgattaaatgcatgattatatgatgatatgatgataattgcatatctatatatttatgtgcatgtttgtgatttatggatgagaccacattattatgtggatatgtttgagctattcggcatgagacaattcTAGAACGCAAGTTAACGGTTTGGTCCTAACGGGATTAATTTccaggctcggggtaagtctgggggtaatttgatgcttagtacattaccgtgaATGAATgggtaatgtgatatgatttaatcattatttgagaatattgggaataataggaattggaggacgttaattataattaacgggattagttggaaatgacaattttacccttgctagccttgaaaataattaattgaccctaggggcattttggtcttttgaccatgggatagacTTGGATGGCTGGTTGTAGAAGGTTTAGGCAGCCAAAAAAGAGTAGCTCTCTTCCTcttccacgatcattttcttcttcttcttcttcttctcggttggaattttgaagcaagattgaggattcaagctagggaattaaAGCTTAAGGGTATAGGCTAGtgatcagccattgaagaggattcaaacCTGTGTTTAAGTTAAGATTTTAGCCATAGtttctggttttgctctgttttaagGTTAGTTCTTTAGCTTGACGTTTTGGTCATGGATTTGGATATGTGTTGTTGTTTTGGGTGGTTTAAAGCTTAGGATTTGTTGTTAAATTGGTGTATATATTGTGTTGATGCTTGGGTGTGATGTTGGGATTTAATTGATGAAGGTTTAGgctggtttgaattgagaaatgggcaggggagctgggtttgcTGGGTTAAGTCACGATCGAGTTTATGCAAGTCACGACCTGGACCCAAGCCAGAGCCTCCCCTGAGATCTGTTAAgcaggcgcgctgcgacccactaggccaagtcgcggcccgccgcttccttttgtgccaggagGGGTTTTTCAAGGGTTTTAAGCACGgttttcatttcctaaggctcaggatcgaatctactaaccattttagtacgATTTGAGGTCCCGGGAGTAGGGTCCATGAATCTTTTATTATctatttttattgatgggatttcatatttggttatgaataggtgagcgctaagggacttaaggaccgatcgttctcaaagctcgttcttttattattatttcacgctcgaaccagaggtaagaaaactgcacccagtatgtaagatgcatggttattgatgaagcatgtcgagtgctctatatatggacattgattacatagtaaatgcatagcagctttgcttatctaTGTATGGCACTGGCTTATTAGTTAGAGAACGACAATGATGTTCAGTATTgatcgtgaagctgtgacttatcagtcaagttcagcggtgataTTGAGCACCagccgtatggtattggcttaagagtcaagaacgacattaatgtgtataacacaggccgaaatgattggatctaatcaacatgagcatgaaatgcttgaccgacccccaaggttgaagaaaactaaagcgcttgtctagtctaaaggctagttacgtagagtcaggtccaaaaggctcaggtgactgaatgtcacatggcttagggagcggatccccaaagacagacttattagtcatctattcagagtgtgactcattagtcacttatctgattagggtgcggagtcccagagtgtgactcactatctgattagggctgcaagccccataatgattaccagaatcatttattgatattacatacatgcagtaataagttttcttgctgagccttggctcacgggtgctatatggtgcaggtaaagggaaagaaaagctcacccaactttgagtggagagcataggtggcgatgtgtacatatgcggccgcttaaccaccatggtcaaggtgtttctcagaggaactagggtttaaccctatttttgtcgcttagttcggcaggttgtaatttttatactgtaatgaccattttggattgtaaataactttgtaaacacttttatgggcccatgtacaatttagtgttttaaataaaatatatatccaTTCATTTTAATCAAGATTTTCACgctggcctattaataacacctagatgcacgtttataaccaaatgactcgtttagtgagttaagcactgtttaaagtccatagtaatggtcttggagtaactagggcattgaaacttggtatcatagcgtgccaaggtttagggttcctgtggtctagctggtcatgtacactcgccactaaagacaagctcgactcatggtttgataactatttatgtggttatgtgtttaactgcttaaatagaatataactACTTTACCTGTCTACATAAGATACATTAATAAGGTTGGGCTTGCTTATTTGCATTGTCAATTATCAATTGTTAATTGCTAAATGCTAATTGTTAAATGTTATGATTATGAATCAATATGTTTATCTGTATGATTATGGAACATGGATGAGTAtatgcttgatcttggaccgtgaggcggcaagaggtttagttatcactacctaactggccgcattgactattgcagcaaggtttaagttgataatatgcttccaaggcagatagatTCATCAACTGGCTAGGAAGATCAGGGCCATAATGACAGGCAGGGCCAggagaatgaccagagtcagattcctcagccagctcctgataactggcagcagttgtttgtTGATTTACATGCCAGAATTATGAGGTAGGAAGACGaaatccgcctcctgagacaacaacaggttcctgcagggaaaTTTTTACCAGAG
This genomic interval from Humulus lupulus chromosome 8, drHumLupu1.1, whole genome shotgun sequence contains the following:
- the LOC133797247 gene encoding lycopene epsilon cyclase, chloroplastic, which codes for MLVMESVGLGARNFVAVTVSFWSGSRLRRGGLVRKRAPFCGYGLCRRSCLRVMANAGSESCVVVKQGFADEEDYIKGGGSELVFVQMQQNKSMEKQSKLSDKLPAISIGDKILDLVVIGCGPAGLALAAESAKFGLNVGLIGPDLPFTNNYGVWEDEFKDLGLAGCIEHVWPDTIVYLDNNDPILIGRAYGRVSRHLLHEELLRRCVESGVSYLNLRVESIVEATNGHSLVFCEQDIVVPCRLATVASGAASGKLLEYEVGGPKVSVQTAYGVEVEVENNPYDPSLMVFMDYRDHLKQKAPSIDEEYPTFLYVMPMSPTRVFFEETCLASKDAMPFDLLKNKLLSRLKTMGIQILKTHEEEWSYIPVGGSLPNTEQKNLAFGAAASMVHPATGYSVVRSLSEAPKYASVIANILKQGHSEGLVSRERSTKNISMQAWNTLWPQERKRQRAFFLFGLALILQLDIEGIRTFFRTFFRLPDWMWQGFLGSTLSSADLAVFALYMFVIAPNNLRMSLIKHLMSDPTGATMIRTYLSI